A part of Vespertiliibacter pulmonis genomic DNA contains:
- a CDS encoding DUF2846 domain-containing protein, with translation MKKLLIGLLALVLVGCAGGTKAPRQQDYVAKMFNVPSDGTSNLYIYRNEILGGDVGMDIYIDEKRIARTGPQTYILVNLPAGKHRIEGFAGRKPSVLTVNLLPNSLKFIWQEVKIDLLFAENKLQEVSDDIGKKGVLESQLLESSYQLPKNKATTTVKNANPKSNHRHSSTPKANKIQKSASVNQPIKTAKKRKIYYSSGCPCGYGYCYGPRGGRYCITSGGNKSYR, from the coding sequence ATGAAAAAATTATTAATTGGATTATTGGCATTAGTATTGGTTGGTTGTGCAGGTGGGACTAAAGCCCCTCGCCAACAAGATTATGTAGCTAAAATGTTTAATGTGCCTAGTGATGGCACATCAAACCTGTATATATATAGAAATGAAATACTCGGCGGTGATGTCGGTATGGATATCTATATTGATGAAAAGAGAATAGCGAGAACAGGTCCTCAAACCTATATTTTAGTAAATCTACCTGCAGGGAAACATAGAATTGAGGGATTTGCAGGAAGAAAGCCTAGCGTTTTAACCGTAAATTTATTGCCTAACTCTTTAAAATTTATTTGGCAAGAAGTTAAAATAGATCTGTTATTCGCAGAAAATAAATTACAAGAAGTCAGCGATGATATAGGTAAAAAAGGCGTACTAGAAAGCCAATTATTAGAATCTAGCTATCAACTACCGAAAAATAAAGCGACTACAACGGTCAAGAATGCTAATCCGAAATCAAATCATCGCCATTCTTCGACACCTAAAGCGAATAAAATCCAAAAGTCTGCATCGGTAAATCAGCCAATAAAAACCGCTAAAAAGCGCAAAATCTATTACAGTAGTGGCTGCCCTTGCGGATATGGATATTGTTACGGCCCAAGAGGTGGGCGTTACTGCATTACCTCAGGTGGAAATAAAAGTTACCGATAA
- a CDS encoding translocation protein TolB precursor — protein MNNLFKLKARCSSLSQFIGEPKSKADKEAGKLTNTAKSAVRDKIKLDLFGYQSFEGNKQTQKGNQLEDQAIKLSGLTRGLALKKNTERRENDFISGECDIYVPTRKLIIDTKCSWDIGSHPFFRDEAEEKAKKQGYDIQMQGYMWLWECEQAQIDFVLLPTPFDLLSPYEDSERYIDLVEQIPQSQRITTITIKRDDKMIQRIQERVQAAQDYYDELIAELTKH, from the coding sequence ATGAATAACCTATTCAAACTCAAAGCAAGGTGTTCATCACTGTCTCAATTTATTGGTGAACCTAAATCAAAAGCCGATAAAGAAGCGGGCAAACTCACTAATACAGCTAAATCTGCCGTGCGTGACAAAATAAAGTTAGATTTGTTTGGCTATCAATCGTTTGAAGGGAATAAACAGACCCAAAAAGGCAATCAACTTGAAGACCAAGCGATCAAACTCAGTGGATTAACTCGAGGGCTCGCTCTCAAAAAGAATACCGAACGGCGAGAAAATGACTTTATCAGTGGCGAATGCGATATTTATGTGCCAACTCGCAAGCTGATTATTGATACAAAATGCTCGTGGGATATTGGATCACACCCGTTCTTTCGTGATGAAGCCGAAGAAAAAGCCAAAAAACAGGGCTACGATATTCAAATGCAAGGCTATATGTGGCTATGGGAATGCGAGCAAGCTCAAATAGACTTTGTTCTCTTACCCACCCCTTTTGATTTACTTTCGCCCTATGAAGACAGTGAACGATACATTGATCTCGTTGAACAAATCCCACAATCACAGCGTATCACCACCATTACGATTAAACGTGATGACAAAATGATACAACGTATTCAAGAGCGAGTTCAGGCAGCTCAAGATTACTATGATGAACTGATTGCGGAATTAACGAAACATTAA
- the rdgC gene encoding recombination-associated protein RdgC, giving the protein MFWFKNIIIYRLTSAIDFSNIENALQQSKFSDCQPLDWSKFGWDSPLITSDQLHFESNNQLLLVAHKEEKIIPAEVIQKETNTRIEALEKKEERKLRKTEKQAIKNDVVTTLLPRAFSKHLFTAIWIDIKRQLIFIDTSSSKRAEDTLALLRKTLGSLPVVPLSFIKLPLEVITEWITHNDLPQWLTLLEEAELKSFNDESVIRCKRQDLESDEITNHLEAGKYITKLALDWENHLSFVLKEDGSLSRIKFADDILEKNDDILKEDIAQRFDADFFLMTHELADLIDKLTIEFHGIKETI; this is encoded by the coding sequence ATGTTCTGGTTCAAAAATATCATTATCTACCGCTTAACATCTGCAATTGATTTCTCAAATATTGAAAACGCATTGCAACAATCCAAATTCTCTGATTGCCAGCCCTTAGATTGGAGTAAATTTGGTTGGGATTCGCCACTCATAACCAGTGATCAATTACATTTTGAATCAAATAATCAGCTTTTACTTGTGGCACACAAAGAAGAAAAAATTATTCCCGCCGAGGTTATCCAAAAAGAAACGAACACTCGCATTGAAGCCCTTGAAAAGAAAGAAGAACGGAAATTACGCAAAACAGAAAAGCAAGCAATTAAAAACGATGTAGTAACAACCCTACTTCCCCGTGCTTTTAGCAAACATCTATTTACTGCAATCTGGATTGACATTAAACGCCAGCTAATTTTTATTGATACCAGCTCATCTAAACGTGCCGAAGATACGCTTGCTTTATTGCGGAAAACGCTCGGCTCACTGCCTGTTGTACCACTTTCTTTCATTAAACTACCGCTTGAAGTAATAACCGAATGGATCACACACAACGATCTGCCTCAATGGCTCACATTACTTGAAGAAGCAGAACTGAAATCATTTAATGATGAAAGCGTGATCCGCTGTAAACGACAAGATTTAGAAAGTGATGAAATTACCAACCATCTCGAAGCGGGAAAATATATCACTAAATTAGCGTTAGACTGGGAAAACCATTTATCTTTTGTTCTTAAGGAAGATGGCTCACTCTCTCGTATTAAATTCGCTGATGATATTCTTGAGAAAAATGACGATATTCTCAAAGAAGATATAGCACAACGATTTGATGCGGACTTTTTCTTAATGACTCACGAATTAGCCGATTTGATCGACAAACTTACTATTGAATTTCACGGTATTAAGGAGACTATATGA
- a CDS encoding DUF6378 domain-containing protein, producing MNINETLSEREKTHGDFYQGAIIFDSLMEIVKNHEENLNVSHRYALTMIMGKITRILEGNAFEPDHWRDIAGYATLGGRLNVTERKDETI from the coding sequence ATGAACATTAACGAAACCTTATCAGAACGAGAAAAAACACACGGTGATTTTTATCAAGGCGCTATTATTTTTGATTCCTTAATGGAAATAGTCAAAAACCACGAAGAAAATTTAAACGTCTCACACCGCTACGCATTAACAATGATAATGGGGAAAATCACTCGTATTTTAGAAGGTAATGCCTTTGAACCCGATCATTGGCGAGATATTGCAGGCTATGCAACATTAGGCGGACGATTGAATGTTACGGAGAGAAAAGATGAAACCATTTAA
- a CDS encoding P22AR C-terminal domain-containing protein yields the protein MTTLTFQNKTLSAINQQNQIWLTVTEIGKALGYSDPFKSVKNLYDRHQDEFTPCMTQLVEMQTAGGMQKVRIFSLRGCHLIGMLSHTKVAKEFRRWVLDILDKEVGNVQNSQPNLPLVEEKKFTFELTQDEISTLLWLWFIAEKERDLIDNLAPALRSIGSHFAPTAESHATEYKFSIERARKILLNLSQTLNVTPWEDTSLSRVLPKIRNFNSGNPQRPRLTRR from the coding sequence ATGACTACATTAACATTTCAAAATAAAACACTTTCGGCTATTAATCAGCAAAATCAAATTTGGCTAACTGTTACAGAAATTGGAAAAGCATTAGGTTATTCAGATCCATTTAAGTCTGTTAAAAACCTTTATGATCGCCACCAAGATGAATTTACCCCTTGTATGACACAACTTGTCGAAATGCAAACCGCAGGCGGAATGCAAAAAGTCCGTATCTTCTCATTGCGTGGCTGCCACCTTATCGGAATGCTCTCACACACCAAAGTCGCAAAAGAGTTCAGACGCTGGGTACTTGATATTCTCGATAAAGAAGTCGGCAATGTACAAAATTCACAACCTAACCTACCGCTTGTGGAAGAAAAGAAATTCACGTTTGAATTAACTCAAGACGAAATTTCTACCCTACTCTGGCTTTGGTTTATCGCAGAAAAAGAGCGTGATTTAATTGACAACCTTGCCCCCGCACTTCGATCAATTGGCTCACATTTTGCACCTACCGCAGAAAGCCACGCAACGGAATATAAGTTCTCAATCGAGCGAGCAAGAAAAATATTGCTCAACCTGAGCCAAACACTCAACGTAACCCCGTGGGAAGACACAAGCCTTTCCCGAGTGCTACCCAAAATCCGCAATTTCAATAGCGGAAATCCACAACGTCCAAGACTAACTAGACGCTAA
- a CDS encoding recombinase RecT, which produces MNNQQQNKEENKPAVTRQSTIKALINGKATQTRIMQLLGDSAKMEKFSATLINIALDGSLSTCSPASIVKSGLQAAELDLSLNKNMGLAYIVRYQKDAEFQIGYKGWQLLAKRAGIRLNVTPIYDCDEFEISSDGFDTTIKHIPNLDAQQDHLPEWVESHLKGVLVSTKEDGEISHKFVSIGKIQQIAGVSPSKKKGSYSPYSLWNLEMYMGKATKYVLSKMPMQEQIARAVEIENEVDKKQMTENQHSKDNDIFEAEFSTIVSDEVFQKCKQNIINGETTLQDLCDSGFEFSPEQYEELEKLEVK; this is translated from the coding sequence ATGAATAATCAACAACAAAATAAAGAGGAAAATAAACCTGCTGTAACACGTCAATCAACAATAAAAGCACTGATCAATGGGAAGGCTACCCAAACACGAATTATGCAGTTGCTTGGTGATAGTGCAAAGATGGAAAAATTTTCTGCAACTCTCATTAATATTGCTTTAGACGGTTCTCTTTCAACCTGCTCACCAGCCAGTATTGTGAAATCAGGATTGCAGGCAGCTGAATTGGATTTATCACTCAATAAAAATATGGGACTAGCTTATATCGTTCGTTATCAAAAAGATGCCGAATTCCAAATAGGCTATAAAGGCTGGCAATTATTAGCCAAACGTGCAGGTATTCGATTGAATGTTACCCCAATCTATGATTGTGATGAATTTGAAATCTCAAGTGATGGGTTTGATACTACAATCAAACATATTCCAAATTTAGATGCTCAACAAGATCATTTGCCAGAATGGGTTGAATCACACCTTAAAGGCGTACTGGTTTCTACTAAAGAAGACGGTGAGATTTCTCATAAATTTGTGAGTATTGGAAAAATTCAGCAAATTGCGGGGGTCAGCCCAAGCAAGAAAAAAGGGAGCTATTCTCCTTACTCATTGTGGAATTTGGAAATGTATATGGGTAAGGCAACTAAATATGTATTGAGTAAAATGCCTATGCAAGAACAAATAGCAAGAGCAGTTGAAATAGAAAATGAAGTCGATAAAAAACAAATGACTGAGAATCAGCACTCAAAAGATAATGATATTTTTGAAGCAGAGTTTTCAACTATCGTAAGCGATGAAGTATTTCAGAAATGCAAACAAAACATCATCAATGGCGAAACCACATTACAAGACCTGTGTGATAGTGGTTTTGAGTTCTCACCAGAACAATACGAAGAATTGGAGAAATTAGAGGTTAAATAA